The region ttcggatcaagtcactgccgtacctcgtagggtgacaaggatacgtactacttcagagtggtacagtaatcctgtcttgaaggtcatgttgctagacaacaatgaacctacgagctatggagaagcgatggtgggcccatattccaacaaatggttagaagccatgaaatccgagataggatccatgtatcagaacaaagcatggactttggtggacttgcccgatgatcggcaagccattgagataaatggatctttaagaagaagacggacgtggatggtaatgtcaccatctatgaagctcgacttgtgacgaagagtttttcacaagttcaaggagttgactacgatgagattttctcatccgtagcgatgcttaagtccgtcggattcatgttagcattagctgcatttatgaaatctggcagatggatgacaaaacgagtttccttaccaatcttcgtatggaaaggttgtatgtgatacaatcagaaagtttttgtcgatcctaaggatgctaaaaggtatgctagctccagcgatccttctaaggactggagtaagcatctcggagttagaatgtacgctttgatgagatgatcaaagattttggatttatacaaagtttatgagaaacttgtatttccaaagaagtgagtgggagcactatagaatttctgatgagtatatgttgtggacatattgttgatcagaaatgatgtagaatttctggaaagcatatagggttatttgaaaggtgtttttcaatagaaaacccagattaaggtacttgaacattgagcatcaagatctataaggatagatcaaaatgcttaataatactttcaaatgagcacataccttgacatgatcttgaaggtgttcaagatggatcagtcaaagaaggagttcttgcctgagatgtaaggtatgaagttcagacttaaagctcgaccacggcagaagagagagaaaggacgaatgtcgtcccctatgcttcagacataggctctatagtatgctatgctaagtaccgcacctgatgtgtgccttgccacatgtctggcgagagagtacaaaggtgatcaaggagtggatcatcagatggcggtcaaagttatccttagaggaataaggatatgtttctcgattatggaggtgataaagagttcggcgtaaagggttacgttgatgcaagctttaacacctatccgaatgactctgagtagcaaaccggatacgtatagtggagcaactatTTGGAATATcttcaagtggagcatggaagcagcatttacaatatgacctagagatttgcgaagtacatacggatctgaatgttacagatccgttgactaaaacctctctcacaagcagaacatgatcaaaccccagaactcattgagtcttaatcacatgatgatgtgaactagtttaatgacactagtaaactctttggatgttggtcacatggtgatgtgacctgtcagtgttaatcacatggtaatgtgaactagattattgactctagtgcaagtgggagactgttggaaatatgccctagaggcaataataaaagtgttattattatatttctttgtttatgataatagtcttttattcatgctataactgtattatccggaaatcgtaatacacgtgtgaatacatagaccacaatatgtccctagtgagcctctagttgactagctcgttgtgatcaacagatagtcatggtttcctggctatggacattggatgtcgttgataacgggatcacatcattaggagaatgatgtgatggacaagacccaatcctaagcctagcacaaagatcgtgtagttcgtatgctaaagcttttctaaatgtcaagtatcatttccttagaccatgagattgtgcaactcccggataccgtaggaatgctttgggtgtaccaaacgtcacaacgtaactgggtggctataaaggtgcactataggtatctccaaaagtgtctgttgggttggcacgaatcgagactgagatttgtcactccgtgtaaacggagaggtatctctaggcccactcggtaggacatcatcataatgtgaacaatgtgaccaaggggttgatcaagggatgatgtgttacggaacgagtaaagagacttgccggtaacaagattgaacaaggtatcggtataccgacgatcgaatctcgggcaagtacaataccgctagacaaagggaattgtatacgggatcgattgagtccttgacatcgtggttcatccgatgagatcatcgtggaacatgtgggagccaacatgggtatccagatcccgctgttggttattgaccatagaacgtctcggtcatgtctacatgtctcccgaacccgtagggtctacacacttaaggttcgatgacgctagggttataaaggaagtttgtatgtggttaccgaatgttgttcggagtcccggatgagatctcggacgtcacgaggagttccggaatagtccggaggtaaagatttatatatgggaagtcctattttgtaccgggaaatgttcgggatttttcggtattgtaccgggaaggtcctagaaggttccggagtggggcccacctgcatggggggacccacatgaacgtgggtagtgagggcaaggccccacacccctggtcaaggcgcaccaagatccccccttagaaggaataagatcatatcccaaagggataagatcaagatccctaaaaaggggggataacaatcggtggggaaggaaatgatgggatttctatcctcccaccttggccaacgccccaatggacttggagggcaagaaaccagcccctccacccctatatatagtggggaggcgcatgggagcttcaccacaagttctggcgcagccctccccctctcccaagtacttctcctctcccgcggtgcttggcgaagccctgcaggattgccacgctcctctaccaccaccacgccgtcgtgctgctgctggatggagtcttcctcaacctctccctctctccttgctggatcaaggcatgggagacgtcaccgggctgtacgtgtgttgaacgcggaggtgccgtccgttcggcactaggatctccggtgatttggatcacgacgagtacgactccttcaaccccgttctcttgaacgcttccgcttagcgatctacaagggtatgtagatgcactctccttcccctcgttgctggtttctccatagatagatcttggtgacacgtaggaaaattttgaatttctgctacgttccccaacagcacatGCATGATAACTTAGCACAGAAGTGGTAACTTTTGACCGAAATAAGTCATTGGAACatatcaatatgggatctagttttgaaggtctCATCGCGACAAATCTTTTATGTGAAAATAAGGTTTTCGATCGTACTGACGGTTTGAGAtacaaaacattttgaagtttTGAAATAGGGAGGAATCTAGGATGACATCAGCAATTATATCCTCTAGTTTATTTGCACGTGGGGAGAAGGTTGGTTGACCATTTATATGCCCCAGTAATTTCTATATAAATAAGATGGTAACATATGAACGAGAGACGTGATAACTTGCTTAGCCTGAGCCTGATAACTTTTCATCCCAAAAAAAGTCGTCGGAACATATCAATGtggatctagtttcgaaggtctCTTCGCAACGAATCTTTTATGTAAAACGGTTTTTCAATCGGAGTgacggtttgagctacaaaacattttgaattttcTCATTAGGAAAAATCTTTGGTGACATCATCAATTCTGTCTTTTAATACATGCATGTAGTAATTAGTTACTCTAATCAAAAGGGAATGTTACGCACATGCCGGAGAAAGTGAAATAATGTGAAGGCATCGCACATGCACTCGGTTGGATAGTGTGCGGATCTGTTCCAGAATTCCTGCCGGCAGGAAGTTAGCACTGTCCTAAAAATAAATATACTCGAACTCAGTAAGACTTCAAACGAGAGATGAAAAGGGAAGAAGAGGGCTAGACCGAGGAGGAACACTGGCCTGATGGTGACTACTGCTTTGCTTGAATCCCCCTACATTTCATAGGGAATGAGTATCATATATATAGCCGGGTCCTTTGCAGTGCAAGTTGGGCATCATGTCACGTCAAGGGGCGTACGCGTACGCGTACGCGTAATTGCCGTGTCTATGACAGAGCAAGTCAGTCGTCTCTCTGTATGTTTCTAGAATCAACGTTATTCTGAAAAATTGATCACTCCTTTGTCTATGCAGCTATCCGTCCGTCTACTTAGTGGGCAGTCGTCCCAAAAAAAAGCAAGCTTGGTTTGGGCAAGACAGTGGGATCGTCCGACTAGCCAAAGCCAATGGCCGATGAATGCATCTGTAGGATTTGCATATATCTTGTTGTTTAGAACTCATCCTGTATATTTTGGAACTTAACAAAAATTTCTTTCATATGTAACGAGATATTTGCTACATATAAAAATATTTACTATAACATTAAAATTTATAAAATTATTAATCAAAATCTAGAATAAGAATCAATGCTATCAAATTCATCATGTACGTTGAATCTACGTTTCTATCATCTTAGTAGTTAAGATTCTATGATTGTGATCCTACCATCGTAGCTCCGATTCTATTCGAAATAACGATTCTGGCAACCTTGGCTGGTAGTGACCTAAAAGTGAGAAAGGAAAAACCTTTAACAGAGGTGGGGACGCTAGATCATATATATTAAAAATTGATTTCAATCATTTCAAAAACTGATTCTCCTCATTTAAAAAAACCAAGTCACTCATCTCAAAAAACCAATTTCGCTGCATTCAAAAAACTgatctcactcgttcatttcactCATTCAAAAAATTTGAGTTCACCCATCTACAAAAAACTGATTTCACTTTAGTCAAAAATAATAATTCACTCATTTTAAAAAAATAAGTTCACTCATATGAAAAGATAATTTCACTTCATTAAAAAAATTCCACTCCTTTAGAAAaatgatttcactcatttcaattaattggaaaatgaatgaaataCTGAAATTTAGACTAATTTGAATAGTATCCGAGTTTCATCTTTTTTCTGAAGATCTCGTCGCCAGGAATTGGAATATATaaaacatttcaaaaacagaatttCAGCTTTCAAAGGTATGAATGTTCTAAAATGTCAATAGGAAATTAAAGTGTGTGGACTTTGTGTGGGGGATAGATCAGTAGGCGTACTATTCTCTCTTTGCGTGGGGATAAAATGTAGCGTTGTGAGGCTGCTGACAAGACAAGCCGAATTGACTCCAgtcttttttagtctgcatataagttttctttgaagtcaaagtatctctactttgaccaaacttgtaGAAagaagtatcaacattcacaatgccaaATCAATGTTGTTAGATTCTTTATGAAATTTTGTTTCATNNNNNNNNNNNNNNNNNNNNNNNNNNNNNNNNNNNNNNNNNNNNNNNNNNNNNNNNNNNNNNNNNNNNNNNNNNNNNNNNNNNNNNNNNNNNNNNNNNNNNNNNNNNNNNNNNNNNNNNNNNNNNNNNNNNNNNNNNNNNNNNNNNNNNNNNNNNNNNNNNNNNNNNNNNNNNNNNNNNNNNNNNNNNNNNNNNNNNNNNNNNNNNNNNNNNNNNNNNNNNNNNNNNNNNNNNNNNNNNNNNNNNNNNNNNNNNNNNNNNATATTTTCTTACGGTTTCTTTTTACGTCGGAAATAAgaaaaaacttacggaacgtaaaattacggtgttttgatggtaaaatagagggggtgaagaataactattcctcacccaggatgacgaatagtcaatccctatatatatatatatatatatatatatatatatatatatatatatatatatatatatatatatatagggaaaatccatcctaccacccggtgatagttaccccacatgtctcatatactaccatgtggtactatatatactattttattattttaaatatgttcatatactatatctaagatatttcaaagcaagttacatgaaaaaattgcatatgagcccatagttttttgtTATATTCATAAAATACGtatatatttgtacgtaaaaatgagcatactcaaaaaaattatacatactacctaaaaattagtatatatactacctaatcattgttatatactacatactacacgtacatactctcggttccgacagatactacatacaacatacaaaacgcaagtgatggtaactaccactgcttgtacgaaacatttatgtatatatatatatatatttggtattttagatgctaatatttttaatataaatttggtcaaatgttgcaaagtttgacttgacagaAATCTAATACGCGAAGTGCGAAGTAAAGAGGACCCTAGGAAGTATTGAGAGATAAAAAAGATACACCATGAATACATATGAGACGAAAAAACACGCACACATCTCAAAGCATTTGTATGATGGTCACCGGAGGTGCGAGTATCGTTAGGAACACCTTTGCGAGGAAGAACAACCCTTGGGTATATGTGCCAAACAATTTCTTATTTAACACTATCTTAAATCTTGTTTTCTTAATTGACactgatttttttttcttctctatcTGACAAGGTGTCTAAATTTTGTGCTTTTTATGACATTTTTGTCTATTTTAAGCCTAATTGACACCTGAAAAGACCATTTTGCCCCATGTGGTGTGTGTGTGCGGGGCAGTAGCACACAGACGCAACATCAGTTTGAGGCAGTAGCACACACGCAGTAGCACATACACACGTACGCGCACACACAGCAGCACACTCACAGGCAGCAGTACACTACACACGCACGCAGCAGAATTCACGCAGTAGGACGGACGCACGCAGCACACATGCACGCAGCAGCATACACACGCGTACACACGCAGTCAGGGGCGATTTTATCGTCACGACACCCTGGGCACGTGCCTAGGCTCGACGGCGCCACTTACCAGAACATAGGCGAGCTGCTGAAGCCTTCAGATCAAGAAAATTGGTTAAATATGCTTGAAAATCGTAAGAATACCCTGGAAACGAACGAAGTAACCTTTTTGAGCCTGTTTTGGACATTTGCTTGCCTACTATTGTGCCAGCTATTTACTTACTCTTTTCTAACATGGCTCGTAGCCATAGCGCTCGTCCAGCTCGTGAAACTTGATAGGAACTTAGAGCCTCTTCGGACTCTCTCTGCACCGCCACTCCGTTCTGGAGGGGAGCAACATCCAGTTATAATTTGTGAAGCAGCTAAAACAATGCTCCGGCTGGTCCGCTCCGTGACAGAGGAGTGGAGGGTTGCCGAACACAACCTTAATTGATCGACTCGCTTGCTTGCTCGCACGCCCTAGCTACTCCAGCCTCAGAGGCGGACTGGCCGCCGGTAGAGTTTGGAGTGCCGGAGAGCACCGGCGCATAACAAGAGAGATGGCGTGCACATGGCCTCAACTTTGGCGAGCAAGTGTCAATGATCGGAAACGCAAGGGCGATGGTAATTCGCTAGCTCCACCATTGCACGCAGTAGCAAACGCACTTGCAACAacacatgcgcgcgcgcacacacacgcaaCCATGCACACACACAAACATACCACATGATGACAAAAgggtcttttcaggtgtcatttagccTTAAAATGAACAGAAATGTCATAAAAGACATAAAATTTGGACTCGTTGTTAGACTGGGAATAAATTATTTGTCGATGTTAAATAGGGCATAAAATTTAGACACGGTGTTAAATGAGGAATTCTCTCTTTACATGTGCTGCGTGTGCACTCCTGGGCGCCCTCATCTCATGCACcaaacgcgcgcgcacacacacgtgTACACAAGTAGAATCCATGCAATTGATTAATCCAATGCATTGCTTGATGAGTTGCAGTCATTTCCCTTTTGCAGGAAAAATACTGATGTCTATTGAAATACCTTGTGAGACATAAACAAGAAAAATCTCAGGCATACATATAGTTCAACTAAATTGAGAGCAAAATGAAAGAGACGatctttttttctttcagaaaggggATATCCCCATGGATCCTTTTGCATCAATCGTTTCGTTGCACTTGCACATAACCATGCATATATACCTGCTGCGAATAGATGATTTATCATTCATAGTCTCTGCTATAGATTATGACCCGAGGCCGAGGGAGCTGGAGAACCTTGGTAGGGAGCTGGAGAACCTTGGTAGGGAGCTGGAGCTGGAGTCCAGTGAACATTGACGGGTGCGCGCTGAGGCGGCCGGGGGTAGCCAACACAGGCGCTGTTGGaggcacctcctcctccttgtgcCTGATAGTAGCAGCAAGTTTGAGCTGGGAGTGGGACTGCGCTAGGTGCTGCTACGTGATTTGTCCGAACTTGTCTGATGAAATTGAGGTCCGTGATGCAGTCGTCGATCTTTCTATTAACCCCATCTAATTCGGCGGCCTTCCGCCTACGGGAGAATACAGTTACAGTCTGGCAGGACTGGATGAGCGTCAACGCTTCGTCGAGGGTCTCCTTGAGCCTCCTCATCACTGTCACCGCCTCCTGGTCGTTCGCCGCCGGGTATTTGTAGTAGGGCAGTACGTTGGCCAGAGTGCACGTGCGTTGGGCGAGCTCCCAGCACTTCTTCTTGTTCTGTCGTGCCGTCTCCGCGGCACTTGCGATCAGTTGCACCATCGGTAGGATCATGCCCACCAGGCTCACTAGGCCGACCATCTCGAGGCGATCAAGCTAGCACAATTTTAGGTTAGCAAGACGACCTCACGGAAGACATATAGAACCACCAATTGAAAGGACGATAAGGAGAGAGACACATACCTCTCTGTGCTCCACGACGGTGGGAGTGGGCGGTCTCTCGCCGCCGAGGGGTAGAGTATTGCTTGCTCCCGTCACGAGGTCAACTGATTGTGCGTGGTGCATCAGTGCCGTGAAAACGCGATCTGTTCTTGGATATCTGGTAAGATGGAAGGAAAAATGTTGAAGAAATGGGCATGCTGAGGGATATTAGAAAATTAGTCGAAAATGCTGTTTGGTGTTAGAAGAAGAAAATCCGTACCTGCTCTCATGTTCCCTGATATTTTCCTTGTCTTGTTCAATCGCCTGTCGCTTTTCCTCTTGTTCGTCAGTAGCGGTACACTTATCCTCCTCGGCACAAAAAATCACATCAACACATTTTACTCTGATTGTAGTACTGTTTGGGGCATTCCTAAAGGCAGCCTCCAATGCAGACTCTTCATATTTTATTCGGAATTCATCAGCACCCCGAGTCCCAAATTTGACAGAGATCTCTGTAAGGCCTGTCAAGTGATGGAAGCAAGCAGCTTCAATAATGCTATCTAATTCTGAGCTCCTTTTGCTTAAATTGAGCCCTAGCTTGATCTTTTGGACTTTGGGCATTGCTCCTGGCACAAAGGACAGGCATGGTGCACCACACATGAACTTGAAGTACGTGAGCACTTCGAATCCCTCCTTGATGACGATCCGGTCTGCAGGAGCTGTCTGGGCATACAAGGTGAGAGCAGTGAGGAAACGTAGTCCTTTCAGGACATGGATATCTTCCTCTGATAGCTCCCTAATTGCAATCCTTAGGATGCGGAGGTTCAAAAGAATTCCAATCCACTCGGGCAGTCTGGAGAAGGTGCAACAGTGCCGCGACAACTCTAGTCTTTGGAGAGCCCAAGGGCGGGAGGCTTCTTGGCACAACTTGAGTCTCAAGCCATCAAAACAAATTCCCATGCTTGAAGCACCAGCGTCAGCCAGAGTATTTATATCAGAGGAGTCTGCAGGTGCCAGAGTTAAACACTTCAGGCTGATAAGTTCCCAAAGAACCGAGCCGAGCAGTTTGATGTTGTTCTGTAGATTATAGTTATCTAACTTGGCACAAGTAAGATGAAGATCCCCAAGATTGGTAAGATGGTCAAGGTCCTTCACACTGTCAGCTGGGTTATTGCTGAGATCAAAATACCCCAGAGTGTGAAGAGATGTCATGCGTCCTATACCACTGGGCATGTCAGCATCACTAGGAAGGCTGAGGCACAACATACGCGGCAGACTAACGATATCTGACGGAACAACAGTTAATCTTGCATTAACTTGCAGTGTCTCCAAGTGTTGCAGACGTtgaatcttatctggaagtttgatGGTGGTATTACTTTCAATCTTGAGATAATTCAGAAGTAATAGCTTCCCAATCCCAGTGAGGTCAAAACTCTCCTTCTCTTCATCAGCCCAAATATGAAGAATCAGAACCcgaagaaatccataataatccatAATGGGAGGTATACACTTGAAGAAACCCCAAAATATAAGCGATCGAACATGGGATGTTACAATGCTTTCCGGTATGTATGCACCTTTTACCCCTCCAAACTGGATGGACAATCGGCGAACTTTGTCAGGAAGTGCAAGAGTTGATTGAAAAAAGTCTACATTGATGATGAAATTTTCCTCCATGGATTTGAGCCTGATAAAATCCAGAACCATCTGGTGAACTGTACATGACAACACCTCGCCGTTATTGTTGATGTCCACAGCCTGGACCATTCCTCTAAACACAAGCTCATCAAAATAACCCTCAGCAATTTCTTGTGTGTTTCGTCCTCCAACAGCACTGAGAAAACCTTCAGTTACCCACTGCTTCACCAACTCATCCTTCTTGATCACGTGGCCCTCAGAATACATACTGAGATATAGCAAGCATGTCCTCAAACGAGGTGGAAGGCTGTTGTACATAAGGTGTGGGAGTATATTGTACAGAAGATTTAGAACATCAATCATGTCTTCGGAagtggacggcaaagaatcttGTATGTGCTCCCACCTCTCCCTTACAATGTGTGATTCGCTTGCTAAAAGTCTGGCTATATTTACAACTGCAAATGGCAAACCACTACACTTCTTGACAATATCATATGAAACTTCTTTGATATCTATTGGACATCCATCTTCAGAGCCAAACACTATACCGAAGAATAACTTTCTAGACTCAGGATCATTAAGAGGGAACATCTTATATATATAGACTGGGTCATAACTGCAGCATGCCAATGCTACATCATCAATTTGTGTGGTTGTTATTATTCTGCTGCAATAATCACCACGTGGAAAAGCACGGCTAATAATATTCCATACTGACGAAGTCCATAAATCGTCAATTACGATGATGTAtctgcataatatttttgtgttagGTCAACAAATCAATGTATATCTTGTTCGAGAGACAACTATCAGATATTGCAAATAAGTAATACACACAATGTGCTATGTTTTAACACACGTCCATACAATTTGGAAAAAAAATGTAGTCGGTGTATTTTATTCACTCAAAATGAAACATCAAGAGGAAACTAATACAATGAGCACACACTCGACCTCTGCGTACTTAGGATGCACATAACCAACACTAACGCGCTCACACACAAAACACGCTGGCAAATAGCAAAATTAAATAAGACCAAAGTTATGCCTAAGCGGAGAAAAAACAAAGCGACCAAACTACATCTGTGCACATATCCGCAtcaaccatctcatgacaccacTAGGACAACGAGGTCCTTCAAGAGCAACGCCTTTAGGGAGTGACGTCCAAGTGTCGCCGGATCCAACCAACAAAGGTCaaaatctaggttttcaccctgaagaaccaGACCAAGCATATACGAACAATGCCTTCAGCTAGGTGACGACACATAAACATTGCCATTGCCAGACCTAGGTTTTCACGCTGGAGCTTGTCAAAGTTAATCAAGTGTTGTCGCTACCACTTTCCACAATCTCAATAGCTACATGCGTTGGCATAGAAAACAAAGCGCCATTGTTGCACAATCATCACTTTGCGTCAAGCCGTTGTCCATAGGTTGCATCACACAGTCAAAGGCAACCACCAATCTGAAGAGAGGAAACTCATAAAAATCATTCGGTGAACACCGCAATTTACAACGGTGTAATCGCCGAAGTCCGTAGTGGTCGCCGTTGCCGCCACTGTCGCCGAAGATGGAAAAGCCTGATCCGACAAATCAACCAGTACCAGCCACCAACCATGCAGACACGGCCACCACAACACAACCGGGGAGCCTCCGACCTGTTAGAGTAGTGTTGAATATTATGTACAAGGtaaagttggacttgtagttgtattgtgtttagataggatatggagtcgtgtccaagtaggacacttgtatcctaggcctcttatatatagtgggggtagacaCACGTTGTAacttatgccaacataatagcataggaacgcaggggaagccggcggcatgtaccGGCGTCAAGGGCGACCGGGTgctgtattgtagcggtgtcatggggaggagcgcctatAGTCAGTCcccagggatgtagccatatcggtgaacctccttAACAAGTCTCGGTGTCGTGCtctgtgtgattgcttggtcctcagatGATCGACGGTATGACCTCGGATTtactctaacaagtggtatcatgagttaGGTTGTTCGAAGATCGTGGTTGTTAATCTAGAGGATGAAGAAGCAGTCGCGTGGTTGGATGTCTTGCAGCGGCGAGTTGCAGGCTTTCAGCAGCAGGTTGTTTGGTCGATTCGGTGGATCAGACGAGTTCTTGGTGAGATCGGTTTAATCGATTCAGGTGTGGACTCGGAGAGATGCAATCAACAGCGGCGGCGTGCCACGCTCGGACTGGCAGACATCAGATCAGTCCATCAGGGACGCTGGCTGCGAAAGCGCAAGGCGCGTGCGCGGGCCAAGTCACGGGCCAAGCGACAGCTG is a window of Triticum dicoccoides isolate Atlit2015 ecotype Zavitan chromosome 2B, WEW_v2.0, whole genome shotgun sequence DNA encoding:
- the LOC119366573 gene encoding disease resistance protein RGA5-like; this translates as MENIQHASASSGPAIDDPDAASVKAAMRVPVTVMLGPMGTLLRKLHWLMAPRQSLAPDLLRAEEVSLLSDGLKKLCISLKNMSEDEDPSFMVQWWMKIVRELCYDTEDHLDEVCRAGTHHDFSDLLARVDDASESRQCFEWSPPKTVKPAERGRTGVSRRTSLELPVPLPVHVEPPNKLVELLDLHDEGKALKVITITGCAGVGKTTAARALYHRYGGKFQCRAFVTVSRNPDMRGFLTSILSQLKAPPPHRFPDVPDLIGAIGKHLQGKRYIIVIDDLWTSSVWNIISRAFPRGDYCSRIITTTQIDDVALACCSYDPVYIYKMFPLNDPESRKLFFGIVFGSEDGCPIDIKEVSYDIVKKCSGLPFAVVNIARLLASESHIVRERWEHIQDSLPSTSEDMIDVLNLLYNILPHLMYNSLPPRLRTCLLYLSMYSEGHVIKKDELVKQWVTEGFLSAVGGRNTQEIAEGYFDELVFRGMVQAVDINNNGEVLSCTVHQMVLDFIRLKSMEENFIINVDFFQSTLALPDKVRRLSIQFGGVKGAYIPESIVTSHVRSLIFWGFFKCIPPIMDYYGFLRVLILHIWADEEKESFDLTGIGKLLLLNYLKIESNTTIKLPDKIQRLQHLETLQVNARLTVVPSDIVSLPRMLCLSLPSDADMPSGIGRMTSLHTLGYFDLSNNPADSVKDLDHLTNLGDLHLTCAKLDNYNLQNNIKLLGSVLWELISLKCLTLAPADSSDINTLADAGASSMGICFDGLRLKLCQEASRPWALQRLELSRHCCTFSRLPEWIGILLNLRILRIAIRELSEEDIHVLKGLRFLTALTLYAQTAPADRIVIKEGFEVLTYFKFMCGAPCLSFVPGAMPKVQKIKLGLNLSKRSSELDSIIEAACFHHLTGLTEISVKFGTRGADEFRIKYEESALEAAFRNAPNSTTIRVKCVDVIFCAEEDKCTATDEQEEKRQAIEQDKENIREHESRYPRTDRVFTALMHHAQSVDLVTGASNTLPLGGERPPTPTVVEHRELDRLEMVGLVSLVGMILPMVQLIASAAETARQNKKKCWELAQRTCTLANVLPYYKYPAANDQEAVTVMRRLKETLDEALTLIQSCQTVTVFSRRRKAAELDGVNRKIDDCITDLNFIRQVRTNHVAAPSAVPLPAQTCCYYQAQGGGGASNSACVGYPRPPQRAPVNVHWTPAPAPYQGSPAPYQGSPAPSASGHNL